From the genome of Glycine max cultivar Williams 82 chromosome 2, Glycine_max_v4.0, whole genome shotgun sequence, one region includes:
- the LOC100820480 gene encoding protein DETOXIFICATION 3: protein MEETLLPKENKRVTLTNSKSSSGFVQELKNVSLMAAPMVVVSVSQFLLQVVSLMMAGHLGELSLAGVALATSFADVTGFSILMGMAGALETQCGQSFGAEQFHKLGNYVFCAILSLILSSVPISIIWIFMDKLLILLGQDHAISLIAGNYCIWLIPALFGYAVLQALVRYFQTQSLIFPMLVTSVVVLVLHIPICWVLVFGLGLGQNGAAISIGISYWLSVMLLLIYTKYYPSCQKTKIALGSNALRSIKEFFFLAIPSALMICFEWWSFELVVILAGLLPNPKLETSVLSICLNICTLHYFIPYGTGAAVSTRVSNELGARRPQAAREAVFAVIVLAFTDAVVFSSVLFCFRHVLGFAFSNEMEVVHYVAKIVPVLCLSFMVDGFLGVLCGIVRGSGWQKIGAITNLVAYYAVGIPVSLLFGFGLNFNGKGLWIGILTGSTLQTIILALLTAFTNWEKQASLAIERLSEPDETVF, encoded by the exons atggaggaGACATTGTTGccaaaagaaaacaagaggGTGACCTTAACAAACTCAAAGAGTAGTAGTGGCTTTGTCCAAGAGTTGAAGAATGTGAGTTTGATGGCAGCACCAATGGTGGTGGTCTCAGTGTCACAGTTTTTGCTGCAAGTGGTGTCATTGATGATGGCTGGTCATCTTGGTGAACTCTCCCTTGCAGGGGTTGCATTGGCTACTTCCTTTGCTGATGTCACTGGCTTTAGCATACTT ATGGGAATGGCTGGTGCTTTGGAAACTCAATGTGGCCAATCATTTGGAGCAGAGCAATTTCATAAGCTTGGAAACTATGTCTTCTGTGCAATACTCTCTCTCATTTTAAGTAGTGTCCCAATATCTATCATATGGATTTTCATGGATAAACTGCTTATTCTTTTGGGGCAAGACCATGCTATTTCACTAATAGCAGGAAACTACTGCATTTGGCTCATTCCTGCACTCTTTGGTTATGCTGTTCTTCAAGCTTTGGTTCGTTATTTTCAGACTCAGAGCTTGATCTTTCCAATGTTGGTAACCTCAGTTGTTGTTTTAGTTTTGCACATACCTATTTGTTGGGTACTAGTGTTTGGACTGGGACTTGGACAAAATGGAGCAGCAATATCCATTGGAATTTCATATTGGCTCAGTGTCATGTTACTTTTAATTTACACAAAGTATTATCCATCATGTCAGAAAACTAAGATAGCCTTAGGTAGCAATGCTTTAAGAAGCATCAAGGAGTTCTTCTTCTTAGCCATCCCATCTGCACTTATGATTTG TTTTGAGTGGTGGTCATTTGAGCTGGTAGTAATACTTGCTGGACTTTTACCAAATCCCAAACTTGAAACTTCCGTTCTATCAATCTG CCTTAACATTTGCACCTTGCACTATTTCATTCCATATGGAACCGGTGCTGCAGTAAG TACCCGGGTTTCGAATGAATTAGGGGCACGAAGACCACAGGCAGCGCGAGAGGCTGTTTTTGCTGTAATTGTTCTAGCATTCACGGATGCAGTTGTCTTTAGCTCTGTTCTCTTTTGCTTCCGTCATGTGTTGGGATTTGCATTTAGCAATGAGATGGAAGTTGTACATTATGTTGCAAAGATAGTTCCTGTGCTTTGTCTCTCTTTCATGGTGGATGGCTTTCTAGGAGTTTTGTGTG GAATTGTCAGAGGCAGTGGATGGCAGAAGATAGGGGCAATTACCAATCTTGTAGCATATTATGCCGTGGGAATCCCTGTGTCTCTCTTGTTTGGTTTTGGTCTTAACTTCAATGGTAAAGGCCTTTGGATTGGAATATTAACCGGATCTACACTACAAACAATAATACTGGCTTTGCTGACAGCATTTACAAACTGGGAAAAACAG GCATCTTTGGCAATTGAGAGATTATCCGAGCCTGATGAGACTGTTTTTTAA
- the LOC113000384 gene encoding uncharacterized protein: MRRAQDRMKQLAYKHRSDRKLQIGDLVYVKLHPYRQVSIAFRSNAKLTPKYYGPYPVLDQIGVVAYKVQLSPNSLIHNVFHISQLKKFIGETSTFVNCPNTDEEISHKEPEVILDRMTVKRGTKAVTKGTHQVETSASRGCHMEILL, encoded by the coding sequence ATGAGAAGGGCTCAAGATAGGATGAAACAACTAGCATATAAGCATAGATCTGACCGGAAGTTGCAGATTGGAGATTTGGTTTATGTAAAGCTACATCCCTATAGACAGGTCTCTATAGCTTTCAGAAGCAATGCTAAATTGACCCCTAAATACTATGGTCCTTATCCTGTTTTGGATCAGATTGGTGTAGTGGCTTACAAAGTTCAACTTTCGCCTAATTCTTTGATCCACAATGTGTTCCATATCTCCCAACTCAAGAAGTTTATAGGGGAGACATCAACATTTGTTAATTGTCCAAATACTGATGAAGAAATCAGTCACAAGGAGCCTGAGGTTATACTCGATAGGATGACAGTAAAAAGAGGCACCAAGGCGGTGACAAAAGGTACTCATCAAGTGGAAACATCAGCTTCCAGAGGATGCCACATGGAAATTTTACTATGA